The Oscillatoria sp. FACHB-1406 genomic sequence TCACCTTGCTACGCCCCTAAAAATTGGCTCTATCACCCTCAATAGCCGCGTTTTTCAGGCTCCGCTTTCCGGGGTGACCGATCTGGTATTTCGGCGCTTGGTACGGCGTTACGCGCCCGATTCGATGATGTACGCCGAGATGGTGAGTGCGAGCGAACTGCACCATTTAAAAAAGTTGCCCCAAGTGATGGAACTAGATCCGAAGGAAAGTCCGGTTAGCATTCAATTGTTCGACTGTCGCCCGGATTTTATGGGGGAGGCGGCTTGCCGTGCGATCGCGCAAGGCTCTGCCACTATAGATATTAATATGGGCTGTCCGGTCAACAAAATTACGCGACGGGGCGGCGGTTCCTCGTTGCTGCGACAACCGGAAGTCGCGGTTGCAATTGTCCGCGAAGTCGCTAAAGCGGTAGAGGTTCCCGTGACGGTGAAAACGCGCATCGGTTGGAGCGATGACGAAATTACCATCCTCGATTTCGCCCGCCGAATGGAGGATGCAGGCGCGCAGATGATAACCATTCACGGACGCACCCGCGCTCAAGGGTACAATGGCATTGCGCGCTGGGATTGGATTGCTCGCGTTAAGGAATTGCTCTCGATTCCGGTTATTGCCAACGGCGATATCTTTTCGGTGGAAGCGGCGGCGCGCTGCTTGGCGGAAACGAAAGCGGATGGGGTGATGTGTTCGCGGGGAACGCTGGGTTATCCGTTTTTAGTGGGGGAAATCGATTATTTTTTGAGAACCGGGAAACAACGCCCAGAACCGACAGTGCGCGATCGCCTCGAATGCGCGAAAGAACACTTACAGGGCTTATGGGACTATAAAGGAGAACGGGGAGTGCTGCAAGCGCGCAAACACATGGCTTGGTATGCCAAAGGGTTCCCCGGAGCGGCAGAATTGCGCGAACAACTTTCGGTTCTCGATAGCGTAGAAGCAGGAATAGCCTTACTCGATCGCGCTGGTTCCCCAACCCAAGATTGGTGACTTGCTCCAAGACTGGATGTTATCACAGGCAATGTAAACTTTTCTGCGACTGCCGATATCCCATCGGCTCCAAACCGAGCTTTATTTTAGACTGCACCGGATTCCCCAGCCCGCAGTTTAATAAAACCGGAGAAGTACCTAACCCCCCATACCGAATTCAAAATGAAACCGGCTATAATTCGAGTGGCTTGCGAAAGGGAGATCGGACTGGTGAGATCGTTACTCAACGAAGTTGTCAGAGATTTAGAACAGCACAAAAACGTATTGCGCATCCGAAAGATGCTCTTTTGCGCGACTCGGAACCAGTGGGAAAACAATCGCGAGATTTTGCTGGCGATCTCCCTGCGCGATCTCGTTCAAGAAGTCATCGATCTCAACTCAACCGTCGATCAACTGAGTATTTCGCTTTATGAAATCGTTAAAAGTCTCAACCGACAAACCGAATATTTATTAGTTGCAAATACGATTATTAGTTTCGTCGGCAAACTCTACGATGAAACTGAAGAAGCAACGCAAATTGTTGCCTTTAAGCCGCAGCAGTACGACGCGATCGATCGCTCCTCCAACTCCGTTCAAAGCATCGCCCGCAGCCTCGACACCGATTTGGAATCGTTGCGAATCCGTAAGCTCCTTTATTGCCTTTGCAATAACCGCTGGAGTAATGAAGCAGAAACCGTTCTGAAAGTTACGATCGGCGAATTAGTCGAACGCACGTACCAACTCTATCCCACTCTCAGCCAACTCGCTCTTTCCCTACAAGGAATTGTCGATAGTCTCAATCGCAAAACAGAATACTCCTCCGTTGCCAATATTATCGTCCATAACTTCGAGCAATTGTACGATGCAACCGGCGGCGATACCCTGCATACCGCTCAAACTACCGGAGTTCAAGAACAAACGCAGCCCCAAGCCGCATCGGCTCGAGCCGATGTGAAAGAGGTGTTAGCGCCCACCGTTCCCTTAGAAGTCCCGATCGCATCGCCCCCAATCTCCGGTACAATTCTACCAACCAATCCCCTAGAAGCTTGGGACGCATCCGTTCCCTTTCCCCAAGACCTCAGCGAGCTTAACGCTCAACTGGCCAAAGCAGGGAATACCTACGATCCCTTCGCAGTCCGTTTGGAAGTGATCAAATACAGCAATCCTCTGCGGGCGAAAATATTGACCTTTTCCTTACTCGAACATAAATTTGACTACAAAGGGAAAGATTGGTCTAGCCTGCGGACGATCGAACTGGACGAGTTGCTTTTGAGTGCTTATCAAAAGTATAAAACCCTGCCAGAATTAGAAACTCAACTCTATGAGATTGCTCAAACACTAGACGACCCAAATGAAAGTTTCCAAGCAGCGAGCGCGATCGCGAAAGCGCTAAAACCCTTTTATCGCTAAGTTCAATTCGCACTGACTGCCTCGAGTTAACGAACTAATAAATTATCAAAATCGTTATGGATGCTGGCGAACTCAGACAACGCTATGAAGGGGGAGAAACTCAGTTCCGGGGGGAAAATTTAAGTGGGACGAATCTCACGGGTGCAGATTTAATTGGCATCGATCTCGAACGCGCCGATCTCAGTAACGCACTTTTGGTATTCGCCTATCTCAGTCGCGCTCGCCTGAGAAAAGCCACTTTAACCGGAGCTAAACTAAGCGGTGCAAATCTCAATCAAGCCCTATTGAGCAGTGCAAACCTTCATAACGCCGATTTGCACGGTGCAACGTTGCAAGGAGCCGATTTGCGCGCGGCGGATTTAACCCTAGCTAATCTCCAAGATGCAAACCTAATCGATGCCGATTTGCGCGGTACGAACCTAAGCGGCGCAACTCTGATTGGGGCTTGCTTGCGCGGTGCAAATTTGCGCGAAGAACGACGGATTTATTACAGCAGTTTGACGGGGGCAGTTTTATGTCGTGTCGATCTTGAAGGGGCGGATCTCAAGGGGGCAGAATTGCCAAAAGTGAATCTCAGCGGTGCAAACCTACGGGAAGTTCAGCTTCGAGAGGCAAATCTCAAGAAGGCGGATTTGCGTTGGTGCGATTTGCGGGGCGCTTTTCTCTCCGATGCTAATTTGGAAGGGGCAGATCTGCGAGGCGCAAATTTAACGAATGCAAAGTTGGAGCGCGCGAATTTGGCGGATACGGATTTGACGGAAGCCACGTTACAAGGTGCGGTGATGCCGGATGTGCATTTGAATAATGCCAAGCTGTCGGAAGTTAATCTCCGGTTGGCACGGCTTAATCGCGCCGATTTGAGTCGTGCGGATTTGAGTAAAGCGAATTTGCGGGATGCAGAGATGGTGGAAGCTTACTGCGCTCGCACGAATTTCACCGCAGCCAATTTGAGTGGGGCGAATTTAATCCGAGCCGAGTTGAGTAGTGCGAATTTAACGTGGGTTGAATGGCAGGGGGCGACAATGCCGGATGGAACGGTTGTTTAATTGATAATTGATAATGGATAATTGATAACGGGACTTTGACAAAAATCTACCTTAAAAAGGGCGGCAAGGATGTTAAAGTCCCGATAATTATTTTGAGTTTTTATGGGTTGACTTCTAAGGTTGTC encodes the following:
- the dusB gene encoding tRNA dihydrouridine synthase DusB — protein: MVHSSLPSHLATPLKIGSITLNSRVFQAPLSGVTDLVFRRLVRRYAPDSMMYAEMVSASELHHLKKLPQVMELDPKESPVSIQLFDCRPDFMGEAACRAIAQGSATIDINMGCPVNKITRRGGGSSLLRQPEVAVAIVREVAKAVEVPVTVKTRIGWSDDEITILDFARRMEDAGAQMITIHGRTRAQGYNGIARWDWIARVKELLSIPVIANGDIFSVEAAARCLAETKADGVMCSRGTLGYPFLVGEIDYFLRTGKQRPEPTVRDRLECAKEHLQGLWDYKGERGVLQARKHMAWYAKGFPGAAELREQLSVLDSVEAGIALLDRAGSPTQDW
- a CDS encoding pentapeptide repeat-containing protein; protein product: MDAGELRQRYEGGETQFRGENLSGTNLTGADLIGIDLERADLSNALLVFAYLSRARLRKATLTGAKLSGANLNQALLSSANLHNADLHGATLQGADLRAADLTLANLQDANLIDADLRGTNLSGATLIGACLRGANLREERRIYYSSLTGAVLCRVDLEGADLKGAELPKVNLSGANLREVQLREANLKKADLRWCDLRGAFLSDANLEGADLRGANLTNAKLERANLADTDLTEATLQGAVMPDVHLNNAKLSEVNLRLARLNRADLSRADLSKANLRDAEMVEAYCARTNFTAANLSGANLIRAELSSANLTWVEWQGATMPDGTVV